Genomic window (Gadus chalcogrammus isolate NIFS_2021 chromosome 3, NIFS_Gcha_1.0, whole genome shotgun sequence):
ATCATTAAAAACCAGGGTGCATTTTTGGTATTGCTGAGGCAACATTTATTTAAGAGTTTTATGTTTAATATAAGGCTTCCCTATCAAAATAGGGAACAAGATTTGATATGAAGGACGGACATTTGTAGTTTGCTAGTTTGTCGACAAAATATCCGATGGTATTATTTCTAAAATAAAATGGGGGACATATCGCAATTCGTAACGGACAGACGTCCCGCTATGTCACTTTATGTACAAACCTCGCGCTCCACCTCTACAGACAGACGTCCCGCTACGTCACTTTATGTACAAACCTCGGCACCACCTCTACGGACAGACGTCCCGCTACGTCACTTTATGTACAAAACCTCGCGCTCCACCTCTACGGACAGACGTCCCGCTACGTCACTTTATGTACAAACCTCGGCACCACCTCTACGGACAGACGTCCCGCTACTAATTAATCGATTCAGAACCTTATGAATCGAAACCGAATCGATTCAGGACATGGGCCACGGCACCCAGCCCTACCCGCTACGTGGACGACGCGGCGTTGCAGAGGGCCTGGTGTCGGCCCAGGTTCCCCCGGCTGGAGTAGCGGCGACCGCACTGCGTGCAGGCGTAGGGCTCCCCCACGTGGATGCCCATGTGCGGCTTGAGGCTGCTCGACCGCAGGAAGTGTTTCCCGCACACGCTGCAGCTGAACGGCCGCACGGCGCGCTGGCTGCCGCCGGGGCCGTGGCTCAGCCGCTGGTGCACCGTCAGCCCTTTGGAGGTGGAGAAGTCCTTCCTGCACATTGGACAGCTGAAGACCCACGGGTGAGCGGGGTCTCGACCGTTCCCCTCCGATAGAGAGGTCCGGGGGGTCCGCTTcacggacgaggaggaggaggaggaggggttctTGTTCTGGAGGGAGAGCGGCGAGGAGCCAATGCCGTCCTTTGCTCCTCCCGTTGGCCGGGGGGTGAGGAGGCGGGAGGAGAGGCGTCGGGGTGCGCCCATTTCGATGGACCTGCTTCCTTTTGATAGGCTGTCTCCCCTAGCAACGCCACGACCAGGAGCTGGCCTTGAGACCCCACCCAGCAGGAAGCCTGCTCCCCCTCTGGGCGACGGACCACCGACCAGACCGCTGCCAGACcaggcctgctcctcctgccgGTCCCCTCCAGACATGAAGACCAGGGGAGCACACCACTCCTCCttaggggcgagggagggctGCTCGTCTAccactagagacagagagacagatgagaGGTACTGCTCTAGGCTAGTCTGGTACTGGACTGGTAAGAGGTactggtctagtctagtctggGTCCAGCTCGTGGTAGCGGTACTGGTCTAGACTGGGACCAGGTCTGGTACGTACTGCTGCTAGCAGGGAGCTCCCGATGGCAttctcccatgatgcaccctgTCAGCTCCTCTTCCAGCTTGATCACCACCAAAGGCttctgagagagtgagagtgagagtgagagtgagctaTAGCACGATTCCTCAAACTACATCCTAAGATGGCTGAGAGGGAGCAGTGGCATCCCTATCTGCAGCTTTTCCCTCTAGGACGTTTCCCTGCTTTAACACTGCAGTGTGCTCACTACAGCGCTTCAACTTTTGCATGCTTGTCGGGTTGTGTGGCCTCTCTGAAGAGAACCCTTATATACCATATAAAAGTTTATTCTGAGTTACGTTGTCAATACAGTTCAAATAATTTTCCACCACATACTGTGGCTAATATAACGGCTAGAGCagcaggtatatatatatatactgtatctaATAAAACAGCTCTATAGAGCAGAAGATACTGTACCCTATAATACAGCTCTGTAGAGCAGCAGACATAGATAAACTGTACCTAAAATTACAGCTTTGTAGAGCAGCAGACATAGATAAACTGTAGCCTACCTCCTCCAGCATGTCCGTTTCTCCATCCCGACCTCCAAGGAGAGGCTCAGCACTGTGACCTAGAGATGACACAGACTCCCATGACATACCTGTACATTTAACAGTTCAAAATACTTATGGTCAGTTTTAGCTCGAGCccttcccaaaaaaaaaaatgtctgaaCGCTTTGTACACACAGCTTTTTGCCGGgataatacatattatattataatatataatagctcGGGGAGTCCCTATAGGGACAccatcactttctcctccgcGTTCATTGCCAGTCAATCATCGAAATTCGCGGAAAGGTTCAAATATTTCCACTCGCGCGAATTGTTCGGGCGAGTAGAATGACTCGAAATCCGCGTAAATTAGGTTCTCAAGCCTGGCCAGTCATCAATTCGCTTCTATTCGCGTCTTcgcattgactttgaatggatTCTCGCTGCACCTTCGTTATTTGTGAACGCACTACTTACTCATCCATCATTCAACAACAGTAACATCAGCAACTCATTCATCATACAACCGAAACATGTCATCAATCCTACTAACTCATCCATTGTTCAACAGAAACATGTCATGAACCTTTAACACTGGAACTCCTTTGCGGAGGTGAGGGAACAGCAACACCACCTCTTTCTGAGCAGCTCCCCAACGGCGGGACGGGGGCTCCAACTTCCATCAGCCGCAGTTTGCTCTTCAGTTCCAGGTTCTCTCTCTGGGTCCGGGACACCTCCAGCCTCAGGTGGGTAAAACCATCGTCCACCAGCTTACAGATCTCCAGAACAGCCGTATTAGCCAAGACCTCCATAATAGAAAGCAACTGAGTGTGAAAATGCCCGCAGTTCTCCATCGCCTTGTTTACTTTCCAATACACAGGGCTCGGCTGCAACCTGGCTGTGACGCCACTCTCTCGCAGACGGTTACTTCTTCTTGTATTGGGGTTAATAACGGCTTGAAACGCTTGAAACCTTGCAGCGCATGcctccgcaatccaccagtgctcagcggccaagcatggtattgcagctgttttaacgggctgtggacgggtccatCGATTCATGCAGTCCCAGAAGTAAATAtcgccgttcactccaatacaagtggggacaggaatgtgtctccgcaaaaaaaatcaggatatcaatcaaaggcatataattatctttataccataTAGTAATAAAATggaagttttctcttttcaaaatgccacctcaagcgttttattagcataTATTTTTGCAGGaaaaggaggggtgggcagctgaaaggagtcgtagtgaaacaaatgttgtttccgcccggcatccgagagggctcagtgcacggctccgttaaaggtcccatggcaatgcaccaggtgtggtgtgattagcagctacaagccgttttggaaatcggccccttatgacatcacaggtgggcgtgtccatctagatgtgtactggatagatcagtctatcagcctaccagcctacccagtggactgtagcaaacgttgctcatctatccatcacacatctaggtggacacgcccacctgtgatttAATGGTTTTTAGGCACTGCAGTTACTTTTTATCCCTtgtagactggttcagctgttgattctcgtttcagaaacagaaaaTTATATTAAacaagttttatttatttttttgcatacgTCCAGTTATCGCTTAAGTATGTTTTTAAGAATGACATTTAACAATCTTGCGGAAGTGTGGCATCAGAGAGCATGTGAAGCAGACGCAAATTGCTAAACCATAGCTTGTGTATCCCACTGGGAAATATCCCAGTTTAGTGTTTATAGTTTATAGCAACGCATTGAAGAAACAGGGTTTTAAAATTTGGTTTATTGTTTGACTGAACAACCAATTGAGGCACTGGCATCTTCAGTCATCTGTGATTAGTAAGAACATTACATTGCAGTGTGCCAAGTTCACAGCAGCAACGTTTCACTCACGTGCATCAGTCCTCCATGGCATCTTAAGGGTCAGGGCTGGACCCTGTTGGTTGAGGCCaataatgccgcgtttccactgcagggtgctgtacggttcggttcgcaaaggtgcggtacggattgcgtttccaccgccaaaagtggccgtgacccggactgagccgttcTAGTTTTGCCCTCATCTTCagtcagtactcctccgttggagtactgagacgcctgaaagggtgccggaaaattcgagctacataccccctccgttgattggtcgacagaatcgtcacttccgggcgacgtggggataaaaacaaacaaacagtagcctcgaggtattattctttacaatgaacatgtcgcgttaaacgcttgcttgggcgaacaaggaggaggagacgttcctctgcattattggggaggaagacgttgtttacgatgtttacgtagctgccgcggcgatcgacatccagcctaccataaagggtacggtcggcggtggaaacgcaacctcggAACTAAGccgggctataccgccccctccctaccggactgaggcgaaccgaaccgtaccgcaccctgcagagGAAACGCGGCATAACACACAAGTCTCAATCCATTCAGCTGTGTGTTTCTGGATTTCGAGCCGGTGTCT
Coding sequences:
- the LOC130379723 gene encoding zinc finger protein 500-like isoform X2: MNRWTRPQPVKTAAIPCLAAEHWWIAEACAARFQAFQAVINPNTRRSNRLRESGVTARLQPSPVYWKVNKAMENCGHFHTQLLSIMEVLANTAVLEICKLVDDGFTHLRLEVSRTQRENLELKSKLRLMEVGAPVPPLGSCSERGGVAVPSPPQRSSSVKGHSAEPLLGGRDGETDMLEEKPLVVIKLEEELTGCIMGECHRELPASSMVDEQPSLAPKEEWCAPLVFMSGGDRQEEQAWSGSGLVGGPSPRGGAGFLLGGVSRPAPGRGVARGDSLSKGSRSIEMGAPRRLSSRLLTPRPTGGAKDGIGSSPLSLQNKNPSSSSSSSVKRTPRTSLSEGNGRDPAHPWVFSCPMCRKDFSTSKGLTVHQRLSHGPGGSQRAVRPFSCSVCGKHFLRSSSLKPHMGIHVGEPYACTQCGRRYSSRGNLGRHQALCNAASST
- the LOC130379723 gene encoding zinc finger protein 324A-like isoform X1, with product MNRWTRPQPVKTAAIPCLAAEHWWIAEACAARFQAFQAVINPNTRRSNRLRESGVTARLQPSPVYWKVNKAMENCGHFHTQLLSIMEVLANTAVLEICKLVDDGFTHLRLEVSRTQRENLELKSKLRLMEVGAPVPPLGSCSERGGVAVPSPPQRSSSVKGMSWESVSSLGHSAEPLLGGRDGETDMLEEKPLVVIKLEEELTGCIMGECHRELPASSMVDEQPSLAPKEEWCAPLVFMSGGDRQEEQAWSGSGLVGGPSPRGGAGFLLGGVSRPAPGRGVARGDSLSKGSRSIEMGAPRRLSSRLLTPRPTGGAKDGIGSSPLSLQNKNPSSSSSSSVKRTPRTSLSEGNGRDPAHPWVFSCPMCRKDFSTSKGLTVHQRLSHGPGGSQRAVRPFSCSVCGKHFLRSSSLKPHMGIHVGEPYACTQCGRRYSSRGNLGRHQALCNAASST
- the LOC130379723 gene encoding zinc finger protein 174-like isoform X3; this encodes MNRWTRPQPVKTAAIPCLAAEHWWIAEACAARFQAFQAVINPNTRRSNRLRESGVTARLQPSPVYWKVNKAMENCGHFHTQLLSIMEVLANTAVLEICKLVDDGFTHLRLEVSRTQRENLELKSKLRLMEVGAPVPPLGSCSERGHSAEPLLGGRDGETDMLEEKPLVVIKLEEELTGCIMGECHRELPASSMVDEQPSLAPKEEWCAPLVFMSGGDRQEEQAWSGSGLVGGPSPRGGAGFLLGGVSRPAPGRGVARGDSLSKGSRSIEMGAPRRLSSRLLTPRPTGGAKDGIGSSPLSLQNKNPSSSSSSSVKRTPRTSLSEGNGRDPAHPWVFSCPMCRKDFSTSKGLTVHQRLSHGPGGSQRAVRPFSCSVCGKHFLRSSSLKPHMGIHVGEPYACTQCGRRYSSRGNLGRHQALCNAASST